The DNA segment CGGGGTGCGAAACGGCGTCGACTTTATGACCGACATGCTCTGGTGGGCGGTGGGCGGCGAGTTGACCTACTATCTTGGCGTGCATGTGGGGGTGTTGGCGCTGATGGTGATCGCGGCGTTGATGCTGCGAAACAAAGAGCGGTTGCGGCTGCGGGTGTGGCCGGCGGTGGTGGCGGAGAGCGCGGTGTATGCGTTTTTCTTCGGCGCGGCGATCGTGGCGATTATGGACGCGCTGGGGTTGAGCGCGCTCTTAAGCGTGGGGTTGAGCGTGGGCGGGGAGGCCTCGGTGCTCGATAACCTGGTGCTCAGCGCGGGGGCGGGGCTCTATGAGGAGCTTGTGTTTCGGCTGGGGCTGATGGGGGCGATGCTCTGGCTGGGCCACCGGGTGGTGGGCTGGCCCCGGTGGTGGGCTGCGCTGTGGGCTGTGGTGCTCTCCAGCCTGATCTTCAGCGCGGTGCATCATATGGGGCCGCTTGGCGAGGCCTTTGAGCTGGGGGTGTTTGTATTTCGGGCGATCGCCGGGGTGTTGCTGGCGCTCATCTTCTATTTGCGCGGCTTTGCAGTCGCGGTGTACACCCATGCCCTCTATGACGTGCTGGTGCTGGTGATCCTCGCATCAGGCGGGTGAGCGCCCGGCCCAGCTGCGATGCCCGGAGTCCTTTGTTATGATGCTCAACGCCGCAGAGCTGCTGGTGGTCGTCGCGATCATCTTTGTGATCGTGGGCCTGCAGAAGTTGCCGCAGATCAGCGCGGCGGCCGCGCGCCTTCGGTTGAGCTTCCAGAAGGGGCTGGCCGAGGATGTGATCGATGTGAGCTCGCCCTCCGGTGAGCTCGACCACGAAAAGTCCTCCGGCGAGTCGACGGAGCCGACGCAGACGAGAGAGTCATGATGATGGTGGCCGAGGTGGTATCGAGCTTTACGTGGACGCCGTTGACCTTTTATGCGGCTGCGGCGCTGGTTCAGCTCATTGTGATCTTGCTGAGCTTTCGCTTCACCCAGCTCAACCCGGATTATAACACCTTTGCCGGAGCGCTGGTGGTTGCGGTGCCGGTCAATGTGCTGGCGTACTTCACGCGCGATTTTGGGGTGACCGGGGTGCTCATTGTGGGGGCCACGCTCTTCGGCCTGCTGGTGGGGATCGCCCGTGGCGATGTGTTTCGTACTGCGGTGGCCTGGATGCTGTGTCTGGCGACGTACTGGGGGATGGCCAGCTATGTGGTCCCGAAGGCCGACGGCTTGAGCCTGGAGCAGGTCGGCGGGATGCCCAGGGTGCTGGTGCAGGGGGGGCTTGAGGCTGAGCCTTTCACTGAGAGTGATGTCGACAACCTCTCCAAAGGTAAGAGCGACTGAGGGCTGTGCCCGGCTTTGTGTGTGGGGATGCTTGTGCCAACGGGCGCGCCGAAGCGGCGCGCCCGTTGGCGTTTTAAAGATACATGATCCGGGTCAAGGCGGTGTGCCTCAGCGCTGGTGCTGGGCGATGGTGGCGTCGACGTCTTTTTTGAGGGTGTCGAAGTCGACGTGCTCATCAAAGATCACGATCAGAAAGTGATGCAGGCCATGGCGGGTGATGTAGACGCACTCGCTGGCGTCGGCGCTGATCGTGCTGAGATCAGTGAGAGCGGTGGCTTCATTGGCGCCGGCGATCATGGAGCGGGCCTGGCCGCGGGTGGCCAGGGGGTTTCCCTTCTCGTCGATGAGCACGAGTGCTTTGACGCGGTCGTGGCGAAGCAGGGCATCGAGGATCTGAGGAGCGGGTGTGGTCACAGGGGGACTCCAGTGTGGCGTTAGCGGTGGGTGCGGGCCGGGGTACGCTCGGAGTGGCCAAGGGGCATGCTGGACTGAGCGCGGATGGGGTGGCCGATGGCATGGGTCGCACCCTCCAGCTGCAGGTAGTGCTCGGCGATGGGGCCGAGCATCGCCGCATTGTCGGTGCACAGAGAGGGGGGCGCGACAAAAAGCTCAAGGCCTCTGGCCTGACAGGCTTCTGCGGCGCGCTGACGAAGTCTGCTATTGCAGGCCACCCCGCCGGAGAGCACCAGGCGTTTAAGCGTGTGGGTCTCACAGGCGTTGAGGGCCTTGAAGAGAAGTACGTCGACGACAGCTTCCTGGAAGGAGGCGCAGAGGTCGTTGAGCGCCTGGCCTTCGGGAATGCCGTGGGCGTCGATATGCTGCGCAACGGCGGTCTTTAAGCCGGAGAAGGAGAAGTCGAAGTTTTTGCGCGTCCACATCGGTCGCGGAAATTCGATGGCATCGGGGCAGCCGTCTTTTGCAAGGCGGTCGATGGCCACGCCGCCCGGATAGGGCTGACCGAGCATACGCGCGACCTTATCAAAGGCCTCGCCGGCCGCGTCATCGCGGGTGCGGCCTAAGAGCTCGTAGTCGCCCAGACCGTGCACAATGTAGAGGTCGGTGTGCCCCCCGCTGACGATCAGTCCCAGGTAGGGGAAGGTGGGGTTTGCGACCTGGTCGCCTTCGAGAAGCACGGCGGTGAGGTGACCTTCGAGGTGGTTGAGTCCCACCACCGGTTTGTCGAGCGCGAAGGCCAGGGCGCGGGCGGTCTCAATGCCCACAAGCAGGCTTCCGACAAGGCCGGGGCCGCAGGTCACGCCAAACCCCTCAACCTGATCGAGGGTAAGGTTGGCCTCTTCCAGCGCCTCGTTGAGAACCTGGTGGATGTCGCGGATGTGGTTGCGGCTGGCCAACTCCGGGACCACCCCGCCGTAGCGGCGGTGGATGGGAATCTGGCTGGCGACGGCGTTGGCCAGGATCTGGCGGCCGTCCTTAATGAGCGCGACGGAGGTTTCGTCGCAGCTCGATTCGATGGTCATGACAAGCATGGTGTTGCCTGTGGTGCAGAAGAGGTGGCTTAGAACTGGGTCTGAAGAATGCGGCGGACCTCGTCGGCGCTCTGGCCGTCGGGTTGAATCTCCAGAAACTTCTCGTAGGCGCCTTTGGCCTGATCGCGGCGCCCGGCGAGCTGGTAGGCGGTGGCCAACTCCAGGTAGAAGGCGCCGGTGCGCATGCCCAGCCGCTCGGCGCGGGTGAGATGCTCGACGGCCTCGGCGTTGTTGCCATCGTAAAGGGCAGCCTGACCGTGGAGGAAGGCGACCTGGCGATTGTTGGGCGCGCGCTTGCTCAAGTCGCGGGCCAGGGGAAGCGCTTCATCGATTCGCTCGCGCTGGACCATGGTGCGCAGGCGCTGGATGTCTTCGTTGACCGAGGTTTCACGGTCGGGGGCCGGAGTGGTGGCAGCGGCGCGAAGTTCTTGATCTTCGGGGGCCGGGGTGGTTTCGACGGGCGCGGTTTCTTCGGCGTCGGCTTCCCGGGCAGCAGCAGCTTCGGCAGCGGCGGCTTCTTCGGCAG comes from the Lujinxingia sediminis genome and includes:
- a CDS encoding CPBP family intramembrane glutamic endopeptidase, with product MKLSTYHQQSRDTWHSLVLVMPLFVLYQIGVMWTGGVRNGVDFMTDMLWWAVGGELTYYLGVHVGVLALMVIAALMLRNKERLRLRVWPAVVAESAVYAFFFGAAIVAIMDALGLSALLSVGLSVGGEASVLDNLVLSAGAGLYEELVFRLGLMGAMLWLGHRVVGWPRWWAALWAVVLSSLIFSAVHHMGPLGEAFELGVFVFRAIAGVLLALIFYLRGFAVAVYTHALYDVLVLVILASGG
- the tsaD gene encoding tRNA (adenosine(37)-N6)-threonylcarbamoyltransferase complex transferase subunit TsaD, coding for MLVMTIESSCDETSVALIKDGRQILANAVASQIPIHRRYGGVVPELASRNHIRDIHQVLNEALEEANLTLDQVEGFGVTCGPGLVGSLLVGIETARALAFALDKPVVGLNHLEGHLTAVLLEGDQVANPTFPYLGLIVSGGHTDLYIVHGLGDYELLGRTRDDAAGEAFDKVARMLGQPYPGGVAIDRLAKDGCPDAIEFPRPMWTRKNFDFSFSGLKTAVAQHIDAHGIPEGQALNDLCASFQEAVVDVLLFKALNACETHTLKRLVLSGGVACNSRLRQRAAEACQARGLELFVAPPSLCTDNAAMLGPIAEHYLQLEGATHAIGHPIRAQSSMPLGHSERTPARTHR